DNA sequence from the Eulemur rufifrons isolate Redbay chromosome 6, OSU_ERuf_1, whole genome shotgun sequence genome:
TGAATTCCTTTGTTTTCAGtgttagtcatttttttttccgtGGTTATCTGAAAGTCATGAAGATactattacattatttttttcttttgagacagggttttactctgtTTTTTTTGCTTGAGCTACAATGAAGTGGCgtaataatagctcactgcaacctcaaactccttggctcaagtgatccttctgcctcagcttctctagtagctgggactacatgcacatgccaccatgcctagccaattttttctattttttgtagagaacaggtcttgcttttgctcaggctggtctcaaacttctggcctcaagcaatcctcccaccttggcctcccatagtgctagaattacaggcatgagcctccgcACCTGGCCTATTACAATGTTTTCTACAACATTTTTCCTATTACATTTAATACTTAGGCTTATTATTCAACTCCATGTAATTTACTGATAAAGctcaagaattatttatttttatttgtatataaattgcTTCATATATTGAAACAGCCATTTATTCTCTATTAAATTGTGTCACTGTCATAAAACAAGTGAATTTATATGTATCTGTCAAAGTCTGGAATCTGTTTTATTACATTAGTCTATTTGCCTATtttgcatatcaaaaccacacatgactaaatataaaattagtCATGAAATCTAATGGTGCAATTCAtccaacttttttcttctcttacctattctaggtcttttacatttcaatataaattttataatcaacttatcaattttcacaataaaacacACTAGAATTTGACTAGAATTGTGGCTTGTTGGTCCATAGATTATTATTAccatattagagacagaaatgatctcaGGAGTTGTGCAGGGCTTTGCCTGAAGGAGTATGTGAATGTGTGAGTTTGCACACCAAAAGCTGCCTcccctcaggagggcatctcacaggtcagtagcagctgctttccaaggagACACTGCACTCTCAAGCCTGTGGTTTTTGCCTGCTTTGAACAACAAAGCACATTTGCATGGAGCCAGAGGATGAGAGCTGATCCAGGAATGCCCACCTGGCAGACAGACACCTGTAGCTAGAAGCAATTAGcctaagggacagttcctgcttgactcctgactacctgtctcaatccacaataactagataaagaaatatggagccactatgtctctgtttaacttttctgctaaagtgatagttttatcttaaaacttagaagtttgtcttgAAAGATTTTGTAATTGTTTGCTCACTTAGATGGAGTTAATTAAGGGATTCCTACaagccttttgggagacttttaacctaaaagGAACtactgttattatgtaaatctgttacccctggcaaccaatcACTGTACCCAcaaatactgatgtgaaacttcACTCATGGCTTCACAATTTACAGGAACATTGTGGGGTCTCCTGAGTCCCCCCTTCTCATAAATCTATCCTTTATAAAACTGTACTGtcgtctctgtgtattcttttatttccatattctattattttctattttctattgtttccttatcctttgcgatgacccctgtctgagggacccaaTTCTTTGCTGGGAGCTTAGCTGACTCCCCTCAGTGGCAATTCAATCCTTTGAGAAggattgacatcttaacaatgcaGAGTTTTTAATCAATGAACATGGCATATCCATATATTTACTTAAGTCTTCTTGAAAGTTTCAACAATGTTTTAGGTTTTCAGCTTATTGTATCTTGAAAgtattttaatccatttatttttatatacttaatatttttgagcCTATCATAAATGGCATTTGAAATGTTAATATCAGATTTATTTTCTAGTATGCTGGATTTCAATTTTGCATATTGTTTTATATCCAGCCAGCTTTTCTAAATTCAcctatttgtaatatttaaagattttatataaacaatcctatcatttgcaaatAGGGCCATTTTTACTTTatcctttcaaatttttatacttttcatttcttttaccttTCTGTATTACACTATCTTggacattttgtataattttgaaCAGAAGCACTTATAGAAACATTCTTGACTCTTTCTGATATCATGgagacaatattaaatattttttcattaaattaatgtTAGCTGCAGTATTCTTATGTCTTTATCAAATCAAAGAAGTGTTCTTCTATTTCTGATTTCCTCAgagattttataatgaaataattaaattttaaatattgagatgatcatgtgaatttattgtttttgtctGGCAGTCCGGAAAAATGCATTCATGCTTCTTGAAAACTAATCCTACATTCCTGGAATAAGTTGCACTTGGTCATACTATTATATATTATCTTCTTCATATGTCATTGTACTCTATCCTTatgggggggaaggggaggcaagggcaatatatgtaacctaagcatttgtacccttataatatgctgaaataaaaaaaaaatctatctttaagTTCTAAAACCCCATTTAGATTTTTCCCTAAATATCTGTAAACCTCTGCGCAGAAAAGAAAGTTTCTTAGTCATGTCTTACCTTTTAGCAAATTACTGTACAGATaagtataatttaaatgtattgaCTTTATACAATTAGGCTCATTAAttacatttgtatatttcttgCAGCAAGCTGACCTATGACTAATGtaataaatgaatttcaaatgtAGTATTCTCATTAAATagtagaaataaatccatatttcAAGTAGTATTATAAAAAAGGTTTAAATCTCTGTGCATAATATATACTCACTAATGAATACCTTTTTCATAATTAATTGACGGGTTTAGATATTACTGATGAAACAGGTTGGGAAGTGTTCTATTCTCTGAAAGGTTATATACaacattgatattatttctttcttaaatacatTGAATAAATCATAAAGCCCacttgaagtatttttttcagaGCTTTGTTCTAAACTACGTTTGTTCTAAACTATTTTCTAAACTAAATTGTGCTAATAGATATAGCACTATCcatcttttctcttccatctTATCTAAATTCTGGGgtctagtattttttaaagaatttgatcAGTTTCCCTAATTATGCACTGAAAAAAGGTTATTCGTTATGTTTATTAAACCTGCTTATTTTCTGTATGTCTATAGATCTGTAGTTATATTCCCTGctttcattattaatataaattttgttttttctctttattcttgatCAGTCTTGCTAAgtttttttaagtgtatttttaaaattttcaaagaacaaaatatatactttggggactttttatatctttttttattgatttctggtcTTACTCTTATTATGTGCTTCATTTCCCTTTGAGctcaatttttccttcttttataatcTTCTTGAAATAGAAGTTCTATCTTTGTATTTTCAATTATTCTTCTTTCctactaaaataaatgaatttaacatataattttctGTATAGGCACTGTTTCAGCTATTTCCCATCTGTTTGATATTTATATCTTCACTACCATTCAGTATATGGGGCCAAAAGAAACTTctattattctgaaatattttatttttacaagaaaaaaccTCGAATCTATAGCATGAAATGTtaataactatatatatacacaattcaTTTATTATAGCATTTATAATATTCCTTATATTCATGttctatgtatataaataaaactttcaatATATACTATCATATAAAATAAGCAGACAAAAATAGATACAATAGTAGGTTGCAATAGAAAAATCTTTATGGCTTGTTCTTACAGCTATTAAAATCCGTTCTTTTGTTCCACAGTAAGCAAAGCAAAATGAGAAAGGTAATAAAGATAATAAGGATAAAAACAGTCCATATTTTATGATACCAGTTTTAAAAGTACAATCATtaatcatttaacaaaaatttactaAGCTACCATATGCCATCCACTGTGCTAGTGACTGTACACATCAggattagcaaaaaaaaaaaaaaaaaaaagacagatgtgCTACCTGTCCTGTAGGTTACTTTATATTGTCATGGAACAAACGGACTCAGTCCTCAAAGTTGGACATTGGGCCCATGGACACACGACCTTACCAAAGCAAttacccacacacacaaaatacatgcTGCTCTCTGTTTAATGAGAAGGACCTGAGAAAgctcacagagaaagcaagaatggaagaaaagaattattgGCAACACAGCCAATTTATTTCCAAGGGGGATGCAAACAGTAGGCTATTTGCAATTAAGAAGTAATCATCACATAGTTTAAAAGAGTTCATGGGAGGATTATGGTAAAACTTCCTTAATGCTTCCTCTCCTTAGTCAACTCAATATTAACATCCAcccaaaacaatatattaatGAAGGTGAGTGTGTATTTTTCTTCTCCATGAGTGCCTTTTTCCCAGGATTCCATGCTAGCATGATTTTCATTGTTGCAAAGGTTCACAACTGTGAGACTAAATGTTCCATATTATCCCCTGGAATCAACCAGTATTCAGTTTACAATGCTGACAATAGTACAGAATTCCAGCCATACATTCGTGTTGGAACTCTTCAAATATTGATTGATCATCATGACTTCATGCTGTATGTTTTGTTACTATGACAGACCTGAGTTCCTAGCTTACCTCTTTCCTACAACTCTCATGTGATCTTGGACAGACTGCTTGATTTCCTTGAGAAACaatttcttcatcaataaaatgaagatgataatattAGTTAACATTATTCAAAAGATTCCAGGATTTGAAATCATCATCTAGTTATAAAAGTCAGTAAATGAAACCATTTAAATTCCTAATAAATGTTGGCTTTTAGTATGCACAAAAGAGCTCAGATTTTTTGGCCAGtgaatttttaaacacaaaagctTCTTATTACAGTGATAAGTTCCTTGAAAAGTGCAGGtttgggaagggaaaaaaatggagtcTAGGTAGCACAATTTGGTTTTCAGGAATATTTAGTCAGTAATGTCCAGAGCACCTGGAAGGATGGATCCAGGATTCAGGAGTAAAGTCTAGACTAAAATTTATGACCTAGGGTATTTGTCCTGCAACGTTTCCTTGAATCCACAGACTCAACACATAGCATTCTGCTTAGGCTCTGCCCTGAGTAAAAGAATAATACATAAGTCTACTATCCAACAGAAGTTATCATAGCTTTTGTATAGGATTTATCATATCTCTCCAATACCTGTTTATTAAGGACCTCTCTCTAACCAAAGAGCCCCTTATTCCAAGTCCAgatgtttatttcatttccatgGTATCAACTCTCTCCATGGGTTTACTATATTTGCAGATGTTTATTCTTATTCTCAGAAAAGATCCAGCCTGGCTGCATCCCTAGAGCACTCAGTGGTCCCAGAGCCAGTGCTTAGGGAAAAAGGAGGAGACAAGCCCTTGTATATCAGGAGGAGCCATTGGTGGCAGACAATTTCAATGGTATCTTCTTGGGTTTTAATACTGGGATTCTTCAGCTACTCTCGAAAGTGCTCACCAAAATATCCATTCTCTAGTAAGTACCCAGATATACTCATGTATTTGGCTTTCATTTGACTTCTCTTTTTGTCTCAGCCACATAGAACTTTATACAGAGCAGGAAGAGCATCCTAAATTCATACCACTAGGCAAAGTGTTCCTTTCAGGGACTGTGTAAACAGactatttatttaccttttgaGATCCCAGGTTTAATAGAACTAAAATTCTCCTAAGTTGTTATACTAACCACTCCAGGTTATTGTCCTCCAGTCAACACTACACAACTGGTCACAAATTCCAGTCCAGGAGAAAATGACTCACTATCTGTAAGTAATCTCTATAGCACTTCCCTTTCAActatataaatgatttaaaaataatgtgatttttttaaaggatgtttAACTCATCAACAAATTTCAGATGGCAAGGATAGAACTTAGGGAAGTTTGGTTTTGAGAAGACCATACATTTGTGGGAGTTGAGAATTAGGAAGGCATTTTATCTGTAAGATTCTTTTGCCCACATGTAGTGTCACTCTAAAAATCATCTGTCTTACCCAGTGCTTTATCTAAGATCTGAAAGTAAGAAATGATGAGGACTCCAAGTTAATTAACTGAggtttactaatattttacaggaaaaaatgaaatacctatatctaaatgaaaaatttaaatcttgTTTCTCCATAGAAAAaatatacccagaaataatgttccCAATTTATAATATAGGCAGATTCTAGTCTAAAGTGGCATCTACTTGTCTCCATGTGATAGCCACATAAATGCTTTGATCTGTCACAAGAAAGCTGAAAGAAGCTATAAATTTAAACATTGCTTTTTATTCTACCAAATTTCCAGATATTCATATTTTACCAACACTAGTGTCTGTATGTTTTATTGCAGAGCCCTCTGAATGCATTATGTCAACTGTCAACACATCACATTTTGAAATCACCACTTTCTTCCTGGTGGGGATGCCAGGGCTAGAATATGCACACATCTGGATCTCTATCCCCATCTGCAGCATGTATCTTATTGCGATTCTGGGAAATTGTACCATCCTTTCTATTATCAAGACAGAGCTCTCCTTGCATGAGCCCATGTACTATTTCCTTTCCATGTTGGCTATGTCTGACTTGGGTTTGTCTTTATCTTCTCTGCCAACCATGTTGAGGATCTTGTTGCTCAATGCTCCTGAAATTTCTGCCAATGCCTGTTTTGCCCAGGAATTCTTCATCCATGGATTCACAGTACTGGAGTCCTCAGTCCTCCTGATCATGTCATTTGACCGCTTCCTAGCCATCCACAACCCTCTGAGATACAGCTCCATCCTTACAACTGTCAGAGTTGCCCAAATAGGAATGGTACTCTTCTTCAGGAGCATACTCCTGGTTCTTCCTTTCCCCTTCACGTTGAGAAGCTTAAGATATTGTAAGAAAAGCCAATTATCCCATTCCTACTGTCTTCACCGAGATGTCATGAAGTTGGCCTGCTCTGACAACCGAATTGATGTCATCTATGGCTTTTTTGGTGCACTCTGCGTTATGGTAGACTTTATGCTCATTGCTGTTTCTTACATCCTGATCCTCAAGACTGTGCTGGGAATTGCATCCCAAAAGGAGCAGCTCAAGGCCCTCAATACTTGTGTTTCACACATATGTGCAGTGATCATCTTCTATCTGCCCATCATCAACTTGGCTATTGTCCATCGCTTTGCCCGGCATGTCTCTCCCCTCACTAATGTTCTCATGGCAAATGTTCTCTTACTTGTACCTCCACTGATGAACCCAATTGTTTATTGTGTGAAAACTAGACAGATTAGAGTGAGAATTGGAGCAAAATTGTGTCAGAAGCAGATATAACAGTCACATATCATAGAAAACATAATGGGAGTTGTCTTTAGTAAGAGAGATTTAAGGTGAGTTTGAGAAAACCGAATATTCATTGCAAGGAATTatcactatatatttttattgttatcatgAGACTTATTTTGTTCATTCCGGATAATGAGAATGGGCATAGAACTGGAAACAGGAAATACATTGCCTGAGCCATCtcaattaacataaaaaatatgtCTTTTGTTATCATCTCTGGTTAAAGCGAAAAATTACAatcaagacagaaaaataataatgtatgtaGTTCTGACAGTAGTTGATTAGTTGATTTCTCATCGTCCACATTCAATCTATCTATACTAAGTCCTTTTGATGCTAGACCTAAATTGTATCTTAATTCTGTACTCTTCtacattttagtcattttagtaTTACATCACCAGTGTTTCTTTAGTGAAATATTGCAAAAAGCTCCTAAGTTTCTAAATGTCCACTCTTGCTGCCTTTTAACTGATTCTCTGTGCAAGGTGAGAGTCAACATTctaaaagacaaaatacaaaCTCTTACTTTTTTAGGAAAAGAATTAAATCAATGAAGAACATACTCTAAGACAATATATGGACTGCACTCTTTCTACTTCTTCAACATCATCGGATAATCATTaaattccagccacactggccttctgaAATGATATTGAATTTACAGAGCTCTCTGTCTTCTGTGGGTTTCACATAAGatgttttttgttaaaatattcttGATTCCAATTAATATAActcatttctattcatttttcttaaactttcatcttaatttcatcatagATTACCTAAACCCTAGTTCATATTATgacctttttatctttttattcattatacttaatatttataattatagatatattacatttatttgttttctacttccTGAATAAAGTGTACTGGAAAGACctattttctttatctctacCCATCTAAAGTCTAGGACATTTCTAATGCAGATTAGATCTCTATAAACAATCGctaatgaatgaatgtaaaaataaggacatttatggtggaaaaatatttgttgaagagtTCAATAATATTTCACTTAGTTAGAATACAGGTTACTTAATTTGTGTATTTCAAGTGTGGGCATATAGAtactcaaagattttaaaaataggaataaaggaTATGAtgttaaagagaaatttattgtcttgGATTTTACTGAAgtcacaaattttaattttccttcctaATGTCACCTTATAATCTTGCAGATCATGGAACAATGTCTTATACCCACTCATTTATTCAAGTCTTTTCCATCAACCATACCAATTTTATCTCCTGCACTTTTAGCCTCAGAAGTGCTAAATACTTAAAGAATGAATAGTAATTAGACCCTGCCAGCTGGATAATACCTCACAATTAACGAAGAGTTTTAATAGATACAAGCATTATTTTTGAACCTCTAATATATACAAGATATGCTTCCAGGTATTTCCaggcatatttcttttttgtttctcatgATGGCCTAGCTTTTTACAAAGCATTTCaccctattttttttaactgaagagATTTAATTGAAGACTCTGAGAGATTGATTTAAGAAATTTACACAGATAGGAATTCCAAAGTTGGGATTCAATTCTTATTTTTGATACTCCAGGATAGTACTATCTTAGCTATATTTTAGTTTACAAATTCAAGATTGTATCTGTTTCCACAAAGCTATTCTAGGGTAGGAAATGCTATCATTAGATCAGGAAAAGAAGTGTTTGTGTGTTTGAGGTATATAACCATATCCATCTGCCTTTTCCAAAACCTTACAAATGCAGACATGGAGTTCAGGGTTGTAGCATGACAAAACAGTAGTCAACATACTTCATtaattgaaagaaatagaagCTCGTATTCTCCCATTATGAACATAGGCTTTGTGAAACTTCAGCAGACTCCATTAACAAGATGAGTGGCAATTAAGTGGCTTTCATAAGTATCTAATTCTTGCAGGGCATTATACATAGATGTCATGTACAAGACTCTGAAAGAGAATCTATATATTAGGTTTCTTCTGACATtctcaataaaatgaaatgaaaaataatataatgatacAAAAATGCCATTGGGGGAAGGGATGACTTTTTGGTTAACATAATACTTTTCACATTTCTGAAATGCAGAGCATAGTTCCTGGAGCAACAAAAGCCCAGCTCTGGGGTTCCTACAACAGTGGTTCCCAACTGGGAAAAATGTTGCCTCCAAGAGACATTTgataatgtctggagacacttttttagtttttgtaacCTGGGAGGTGTGGGTGTGCTATTGATATCCAGTGGTTAGAGGCCAAATATGCTGCTAACCATTCTTCAATGCACAGGATGGCCCCTACCAAAAAGAATTGCCCAGTCCAAAACGTCAGTAGTGCCAAGGATGAGAAACCCTAGCCCAAACATAATTGTCAAACAACAAATGCTTAAGCAGTGGTTACCCGAATTACCTTGAACTCGACTACACAACACCTCGGAGCAATCTGCTACTAGGGAAGTTCCTCAGAAAGGCACTCAATGGAAAATTTCCAGAAAAGTGAAAGAATCCATCAATGATGAAAAGTCCAAAGACCTATGCGAATGCATATAAACCATACTGAAAGACAATAgttcaaagacttttttttttagattatgctaagttttgttattgttgtgttgtgttttggttttgtatgtactgatttgtttgtgtttatttgtgttGTCATATTGGTCATTTATGAGAGGTTAATGTGAGAACATTGGAAAAAGTGGTAcactataaaattaaaagtgacaAAAGGGAGCATCATTTTTAAGATGTAGAGTATATGTGAATTAGGCAAAGAGAGTATGCCTTTGTGATATAAGAGTTACATGAGAACAGTAGTGTAATTTTCAAAGTAGATGACTACTTTTGTCTATATAACCTAAACATCTTAGCTTTAATAGggccccttttttttttagcatgtttCCCACAGCGATGATGTCACAAGACTGCAGGTAAGTTGGAAGCCTAGTGGTTTCTAGATTTTACCTAATTTCAAAGTATAGAAGCTAGTACCACATTGCATCAATTCACAGACACCATTGATTGCAAACTGTGTTCTTACTTCACAGACGTATTCACAGATTGCATTTCTCCAAACTTTCTGGAAAGAGCATCTAtctcctttttcatattttacagtCATAATGATTGGGGTCCTGGCACAGAGATTGCATATGACCAATTGTGCAAATCCCATTAAGTCCACAGGCATGGAAATGGTGATCAGTTCTGCTAGGATATTAAGGAACCTATTACTAAGCTCTTTAAGTTGAGCTGATAGTGACAATTCTCTCTCCTCTTAGCTGAGATGTAAAACGTATCCTACTGCTTGTTGATCCAACATGGGACTGTTTAACACATCATGTAGGTTAGCTTCATTCAAAACTGATAGAAATAAGATGGAGAGTGAAAGGTGAGAGAGTTAGTGGTGCGAACAAATACTTTCCAGCACTTAAGTGTGCTGTAGCTTCCTGGGTTCCCACACATTTAACTTCCTGTGAGCCATTATAATATCTTACTAAGAATGTTTTACTTGCTTAAGATAATATTTGATTTGCTGTGTCTTGCAATGGAGTAATGCAGCAGACTTTTTGATTTTCAGGGTTTAGTATGGGTTAGTGCTTATTACAAGTATGTATTAATTAGGTCAGATAACTTTTAGTGTTTTAGTGAGGACCTGAgtagatcacacacacacacacatacacacacactactcGATTTATGTTATAATTTCTGAATAGTATTTGTgtttgcttgtattttcttttctgttccaagTAATTAATTTGTACATGTGAACTATACATTAAGGGAGTTTCCCAGACATATTCTAACTGATTTTTTGACTttcttatcaaatatttaatttatataatatatttaaaattggcTAAAATTATGAAGCTTTTCACAAACATACAATAAACAAGTATGTTCCAGGCACTTTATTGAGCATAAACAGAAATAGAggctaaaatttatttcttaaataactttCACGTTGGTTTACAATACAGACAATAAAGAATTAATACTGTCGTTTAAGGATATAACAGAGACAAATACAGAGTTTGGAAAAGAATTAGATGAGGATCAACATTCATTTAAAAGAGGCAATTTATGGACTCTATGGTAGATAgtcaaaaacataaacaaaaaaaattttcttatctattattttagtattttatattaattattttatgcatatgtGACTTATATCTccaaacatatttcaaaacattttagaatagggcatttttcatattttatttaaattgttgatGACTGACACATGTACCATACGTAATTAGGAAATGCTGATCCATGTGAGTATGTGTGTTTAATCGTTCCATACACTTACACTTCAATCACTGCTGATCATGCCTGAGTTAATTAGAGCaatgataggtttttttttctgaatgaacttgttcatttttcctttttttaatagaataataCTATGAAAATTTTTTGAATCTTAATCAGGACTTTATTGCTATGGTTGAGGCTACTTATATAGCTGGTGGTgtagagaaagataaaaaggaaaaaggaggtgGGAAACTTAGTTATAAACATATTACAACCCCAAGTCCAACTTCCAAGACATCTAATCTAGAATATCCTTGCTGTTTGATTACATAAATAACGTGACATTCAATAGGACTACTAAGTATATACAGTATAACTTTGTGTTCAGTCTCTATTTTTTCCTGACTGTTCTTGGATTCCTACATTTGTTTTGAAATTGCAAAGTGAGCTGGGATTTCATTGAAGCTGAAATTTCTGTCATCCATGCTGTTTCTGACATAATTTTGTCAGGATCAGATTTCTAATCTGCTGACTCTTCACAGAGTACACAATGGGATTCATTAGAGGGGGAACTAGAAGGAAAATATCAGCTATTATGACCCTAATAACTGGAGAAACATTTTTGGCAAAGCGGTGAAGGGCCGCCAAGGTGATGATGGGCACATAGAAGATAAGCACAGCGCAGATGTGGGAGACGCAAGTGTTGAGGACCTTGAGGCGACCTTTGTGGGAGGCAATGCCCATGACAATTTTCAGAATCAACATGTAAGACACAGAAATGCATACCAAGTATAATATAGTCAAAAGAGCCACAAAAAACCCATAGATGATATTGACCCTGTTGTCAGAACAGGCCAACTTCGTGACATCCTGGTGGAGGCAGTAAGAGTGAGATAAAAGGCTTTTCTTACAGAATTTCAGCCTCTTTAGAATAAAAGGGAAAGGCAAGACAACTGAAATAGACATTGTAGCAAACACAAGGCCAACTTTAACGACTCTGTCACTGGTGAGGATGGAGGTGTATCTCAAAGGGTTGTAGATGGCTATAAGGCGATCAACAGACATGATGAAAAGTACTGATGACTCCATAGCTGAGAATGCATGGATGA
Encoded proteins:
- the LOC138384084 gene encoding olfactory receptor 51A4-like; the protein is MSTVNTSHFEITTFFLVGMPGLEYAHIWISIPICSMYLIAILGNCTILSIIKTELSLHEPMYYFLSMLAMSDLGLSLSSLPTMLRILLLNAPEISANACFAQEFFIHGFTVLESSVLLIMSFDRFLAIHNPLRYSSILTTVRVAQIGMVLFFRSILLVLPFPFTLRSLRYCKKSQLSHSYCLHRDVMKLACSDNRIDVIYGFFGALCVMVDFMLIAVSYILILKTVLGIASQKEQLKALNTCVSHICAVIIFYLPIINLAIVHRFARHVSPLTNVLMANVLLLVPPLMNPIVYCVKTRQIRVRIGAKLCQKQI
- the LOC138384085 gene encoding olfactory receptor 51A7-like, coding for MSVFNTSKLEISTFFLIGIPGMEHAHIWVSIPMCLMYLVAILGNCTILFFIKTETSLHEPMYYFLSMLAFSDLGLSISSLPTMLRIFLFNATGISSDACFAQEFFIHAFSAMESSVLFIMSVDRLIAIYNPLRYTSILTSDRVVKVGLVFATMSISVVLPFPFILKRLKFCKKSLLSHSYCLHQDVTKLACSDNRVNIIYGFFVALLTILYLVCISVSYMLILKIVMGIASHKGRLKVLNTCVSHICAVLIFYVPIITLAALHRFAKNVSPVIRVIIADIFLLVPPLMNPIVYSVKSQQIRNLILTKLCQKQHG